ATGCCCGTGCTTATTCTGTGATGGCGCTGGTTCTCCATGAATTAGCGACGAACGCCGCAAAGTACGGCGCACTTTCCCGAGCGGTCGGCAGGCTTAATGTCAACTGGACGATTGATGAAGGCGGTGCTTGCGACATCGCGTGGATTGAGCGGCAGGGGCCGCGGGTCAGTCCTCCTGGCCGTCGCGGCTTCGGCTCTGTACTGATCGACCGCAGTATTCCCTTTGACCTGGGCGGAACCAGCACCGTTGAGTACGTCCCGGAAGGTCTTCAGGGTTACTTCAGAATTCCGGCGAAGCACCTCACTCTGGCGCTAACCGCAGAGAGTGCTTCCGTTGTTTTGACGCCCGTCCATCTTGACGGAGAGTTCACGGATCTGGCCAATGCCTGCGTCCTGATACTCGAAGACCAGTTGGTGATTGCAGTCGGTCTCGAACAAATACTGTCCACCGCAGGGGTCAAGGAAGTGATCACCGCCAGCTCCGAAAGCGAAGCGATGATGCTACTGGGTCGTCGCAAACCGGATCTGGCGATATTGGATATCAACCTGGGCACTGGGACTTCCCTCGACGTTGCCGAAGAGCTGATGAAGCTCAAGATTCCCTTTCTGTTTGCAACCGGCTATGGCGACAGTATCGTCATGCCCGTTCATCTAAAGGGCACCCCCATCGTTCGAAAGCCCTACGACAGCACGTCGATTCTGGTGAGTCTAAGGAGCTTGATTCAGTCGTAGGTTTTCAGCGATGCCGATTACCTACAGCGCTGACACCGATCCTGTTCGACACAATTGATGCGGTGCTGGCGGGTAGCGAAGTCGAAACTGGAAAATTGAACCTGATTCAGTTCGACGATCTGTCATTCATCAATCTTTCGCGAACTTGCATAAGTGCGTTTCCTAGTAGATTTTTTCCTCTCCACTTCCGAGGATCAAATATGCGCGGGTCGCTTCCCGAAAGGCCTACACCCCAAATCCGGTCGTATGGACTTGCCTCGACCAGCGTCGATTTGCGGGTCGCCAATAATACCCGGCGCAGGCGCAAGTCCTGTGAGAACTTGGCGTAGCAGCCCGTCACAACAATCTCGCTTCTGCACTGAAGCCAGACTTCATCTTTGAAACCGACAACACCTCGGCCCAAGGCTTTTTGTGCCTTGGGGTTGGAAGTGTTCATGATTTTGGCTGCGGTGATAGGGTTACCGAAGAGTACGGCTTTGCGGTACATCATGAACTGCTCAACGCAGTTGAATCGAATGCCTTCTACCTCGAAGGCTGAGATATACCAGTTCGAAAACTCATCCTTTTCGGAAAAGAAAAGCGTCATGTTCTTTTTGGAGAGCATTGTTACTCCTGCACGGTTCACGCTCATTGTCTTGATAAACGGTTCCCGGTAGGTCGACCGAAGATGGGTGGCGCTTCAAGAGATGATTTCCTCGGATGACTACGGGGCATTGAACTCACGATATCCCACAATGCTCGGGAGATAATCGATGCGGCCCAGCTGGCACAGGCGCTGAGAGATCTCGCTGATCCATTCCAGTTCTGAGTAGATGCCGACCCAGCTGCGGGTGGATGGATAGAGGTTGGGGCGGTCGTCGAACGTCTGGATCAGTAGCTTGTTGAAGGCGTCAGTGCCGAAGCCCGGATTGCATGCTTTTTGTATCGCGAGACGCTCAATGATGTGTTGCTGATGGTCCGGACACAGCCCCATATCCTGGGTGTTGACGGAGGTGATGACGATGAATGCCGGCGGAGTATTTTCAGCTATCGCAGCCTGCAGGCGGTCATGACCGTGCGACTAGCACGTAAGACGACAGTCCGGAGATGCGCCAAAGCAAAATCGGCGGCAGGCTGCCGTCACGGGCTTTCTTGCGCCACCACTTCAACCGACCGGATAACGGATCAACCGCGCGAAGCGTTATCAGAGTGTCATTCCAGTCATGCCATTTGACGGGCTGCGGGATACCGCTTTGCAAGATGTCTTCACCATAAAGTGACCACCTGGGGAAGCGAACATCGTCTCGCTTGCCGCCGCTGAAGTGCCACGCGGCAGGACCACGTTCTGCCTCGCCCCTCGACCTGATTGCGGCTGGCAACATCCCCTGTGCCAGCCAATGCCCTGGGCACAGGAAGCTGGAAGCGCTCTCACCCAATCGCGACACAAAGAAGCGGCTCCAAGCCTTGATTCTTTCAACCGGAGCCAGCGAAGCATGCCGCTCTACTTCAGCCGAGCGAATCATAGGGATGACGCTCATATCCATGCTCGCGCTCAGGCAGTTTCGCACCACCCAGGCACCGTCGTACCCGTGCTCCGAAGTTGCCCAGAAGAGTGGCAGATCGTTAAGCATAAGCTTCATTCGGCCGTTGTTGCCGGTCAGCAGGTGCAAGGGCGGTCGTCGAGTAGAGGAGGACGCGACCGTTAAGTCGAGTCCTTCCCAATGACCCAGGCTGTCTTCAATATCGTGCCAGTAGATTGTTGTGGTCATTTATACGACACCCGTTTTAATCAAAGCTTACGTGTTACAGGGTTCTTTTGAACGGGTTCCAGCCGTTGTAGCCTTTGACCTCTTTCAGGTAATAAGCGTAGTTGGTGGTGCTTCCATAACAGAGGGAAACTACGGAGATAAATTGAGTTGTGAGCGATCGCGGTGGCGGGAGGTTAAGCCCTATCAAAACAAGTAACAGCAGGATAAAAGCAATTATTGACATGGCGATCAGTGTCAGATTGATCCTCCACATCCCCAGCACGGTCATATGGATAGCGCCGAAGAAAAGGCTGGTGAAATTAATGCTCATGCCTATTTTTTTAGTGAACGGCAGCGCTTTGGCAGCGGCTTTTTGCTCTTTGCGGTCAAGCTGTTCAAGGCTTGCGAAGAAATCGAATCGTTCCTGCCATTTATCGCTGTAGGTGCGGGTGGATTGCTGCTGCTCTGTTTCTGTGGTGTTCACATTGATCTCGCGTGGCAGGTATTGAATATGAGCAACGTGTTATTCGAAAAAGCATCGTCAGATACTTCAGAAAACACTTCGTTACAAGGCGGGCGAGTATGTAGGAGTGTGGGGCGATAGTTGTTGCGCGGGTGCTGTCCAGCCTCGTAGGGCAAATCCGATTGTTCGGTAAGAGAGCGGCCGGATAACAAAAGCGCCTGGCGCGTTCAGGCAGTTTTTTCTGGCTGACGTCAGGTGTAAACTTCGCGCTCGCGCGCAGGCGCACTCAGGTCCAGCGAACATGACACAGATTTCAGAACGCTTTCTGGTTCAGGCTCATCTCGATGCCAAACAACCCAAACCACTGACTCCCGACGAGGAGGCGCATTACCGCCGCGCCATCGCGGATGAGCTCAAAGCGCAGGATGCTGTGCTTGTGGCTCACTATTATTGTGATCCGGTGATTCAGGCATTGGCTGAAGAGACCGGCGGTTGTGTGTCCGACTCGCTTGAGATGGCGCGCTTCGGCAGGGACCACTCTGCCAGCACCGTATTGGTCGCGGGCGTGCGCTTCATGGGCGAAACCGCGAAAATTCTCACCCCCGAAAAACGCATTCTGATGCCCACGCTCGAAGCCACGTGCTCGCTCGATCTGGGCTGCGGCGTCGATGAGTTTTCAGCATTCTGTGATCAGCACCCCGAGCGTACCGTTGTGGTGTATGCCAACACTTCGGCAGCGGTGAAGGCGCGTGCCGACTGGGTGGTGACGTCCAGCTGTGCACTGGAAATCGTCGAGAGCCTGATGGACAATGGTGAGAAAATCATCTGGGCACCCGACAAGCACCTGGGGCGTTACATCCAGCGCGAAACCGGTGCGGACATGCTGCTATGGGACGGTGCGTGCATCGTTCATGAAGAGTTCAAATCCAGGCAACTCGAAGACATGAAAGCGCTGTACCCGGACGCCGCGATTCTGGTGCACCCGGAGTCGCCTGAGTCGGTGATCGACCTGGCCGACGCGGTGGGGTCCACCAGCCAGTTGATTGCCGCAGCGCAAAGACTGCCCAACACAACGTTCATCGTCGCAACGGATCGCGGCATTTTCTACAAAATGCAGCAGTTGTGTCCGGACAAGGTGTTCATCGAGGCGCCTACGGCGGGCAACGGTGCGGCCTGCCGCAGTTGCGCGCATTGCCCATGGATGGCGATGAATACGCTGGAGCGTACGCTGGAGTGTCTGCGCAAAGGCACCAACGAGATATTCGTTGATCCAGCAATCATACCCCGCGCAGTCAGGCCGCTGCAGCGCATGCTGGATTTCACCCAGGCTGCGCGGTTGAGGCTCGCAGGGAATGCTTGAGGGGCAGCTGTAAGCTTTTTAGCTACAAGCTACAAGCTACAAGCTACAAGCTACAAGCTACAAGCGTGAGGCTGAACGCTAACTTGGCTTGAGGCTTGAGGCTTAAAGCTGCTGCTAATTCATCATCTCTTTCACCGCCCGCTCCTGAGCGATGATTTCCTGCTGTCGTGCATCGATACGTGAAGCCAGCTGGAAGTTATTGTTTGCGCGGCGTTTGGCAAACTCCAGTTGCTGAATGGCCTGCTTGAAGTCCCCCACCAGAGCGAAGTATTCGGCGCGGGCCTGATGCAGACCGATGGTGTCGCCGGCCAAACCGCGTGTTTCGGCAACCATGTACCAGACGTCCGGGTCTTCTGGACGGCTTTTCAGAATTTTCTCCAGCACTTTTCCAGCTTCCGGTGCTCGGTTCTGTTTCAGCAGCACGTCCACGCGTTCCTGATTGAGCGGGTAGTTGTCTGGAAACATCGACAACATGCGCTCAACGCGCTGTTGCGCATCGGGCAAACGGTTATTGGTGATGTCCAGCTCGATCTGCGCCAGATTGTAGGTAATGTCTGTCGGGGCTTTGTCCAGCAACGGCTTGAGGCCTTCACGTGCTTCGTTCAGTTGGCCGGCCTTGATTTGCGCCAATGCCAGTCCGTAGCGAGCTGCATCGGATTTCGGGTTTTCTGTCAGTTGGGCGCGGAAACGTTTGGCGGCCATGCCGGGCGTCTCTTCATAGAACAGCGCCACGCGAGCTCGCATGAGTTGATATTGCAGGCTGTCTTCCTTGCCTCCCGGTTTGGCCTGCTCGGCGCGGTTGCGGGTGTCGGCAATTCGCGATTCAGTAACGGGGTGACTCATCAGGAATTCGGGCGGTTTGGCGTCATAGCGATACTGACGCGCGAGGCGCTCGAACATCGTGGGCATGTTGCGCGGGTCGTAGCCGGCTTTTTCAAGATTGAGAATGCCGATGCGATCTGCTTCCGATTCATTCTGGCGAGAGAAACGCGCCTGCTCTTGAATCGCCGCTGCCTGAGTACCCGCGATGGTGGCGATCCCCGCGTCCCCGGCCCCAGCAACCGCCATGACGATGCCAGCGAGCATAGCGGCCATCACCGGCACCTGCATGCGCTGCTGCGCCTGGACGCCACGGGCGAAGTGTCGTTGTGACAAGTGAGCCAGCTCGTGCGCCAGGACCGCTGCGTATTCACCTTCGGTTTCGGCGTGCAGGAACAAGCCACCGTTGACACCAATGATCCCGCCGGGCGCTGCAAAAGCGTTGATCTCAGGCGTGTTGATCAGAATGAATTCAAGACGATGGTCCTGAACCTGGCTGGTTTCGGCGAGGCGGTAGACCGTGGTTTCGACGTAATCCTTCAGCTGCGGGTCGTTCAGTTGGGCAACCTGGGAGCGCAACAAGCTCAACCAGGCCCGTCCCAGATCGTGTTCTTGTTGCGGCGAGACGATGGCAGAGCTGGCGTCTCCGAGTGACGGCAAGTCATCGGCCGAACTCGGCATGGCGAGCAAGCATGCAATCGTCAGCAGGGTGGGGCGCAAAAAATTCATGCACGAAACTCTGAGGCAGAAAGACCTTACTGTAGCTGGCTCAATGGCTTGCTGACCAGAGTGGGGTATTCTGGCGCTCCTGTGGGAATGTTCCGGCCTGTTTTGTGGGCCTTTTTTATGCAATTGAATGTGTCTGCCCGGAGAGAAACGATGTCTGACGCTGTAGTGCGCCCCGAGACCTGCGATGCCGAACTCGATGCCAGTGGTCTTAACTGCCCGCTGCCGCTGCTCAAGGCCAAAATGGAACTCAATCGACTGAGCGTCGGGGGGGTTCTTAAAGTGACCGCTACCGATGCTGGCTCCCAACGCGACTTCAGAACCTTCGCCAAACTGTCTGGCCATGCGTTGCTGCATGAGGAGGCGGTTGAAGGCGTTTATCGCTATTGGCTGCGCAAAGCCTGATTTTGCTACCTCCCGCCCAAAGGATTTTTGATGTTCAAGGTGCTTCGTGACTGGATGCAACGCTACTTCTCCGATGAGGAAGCAGTGGTGTTGGCCGTATTGCTGGTCTTGGCGTTCACGATCGTTTTGACATTGGGGGGCATGCTGGCTCCCGTTCTGGCGGGGCTGGTCCTGGCCTTCCTGATGCAGGGGCTGGTGATTCATCTGGAACGGCTGCGCATGCCGGAAGGAGCCGCGGTCGGGGTGGTCTTTGCGTTGTTCATGGGCGCACTGGGGGTGTTTTTGCTGGTTCTGGTGCCGTTGCTCTGGCATCAGATGATCACCCTGTTCAACGAGCTGCCCGGCATGCTCGCAAAGTGGCAATCGCTGTTGCTGTTGCTGCCCGAGCGCTACCCGCATCTGGTGTCCGACGAGCAGGTGCTTCAGGCCATTGAGGTTGCGCGTGGTGAGATAGGCAAGTTCGGCCAGTGGGCGCTGACTTTTTCGCTGTCGAGCCTGCCGTTGCTGGTCAACATGATGATCTACCTGGTGCTGGTGCCGATTCTGGTGTTCTTCTTCTTGAAGGACCGCCGCATGATTGGCCGCTGGGTGCGCGGCTACCTGCCGCGCGAGCGCACGCTGATCACCCGCGTCGCTGAAGAAATGAACCGTCAGATCGCCAATTACATCCGTGGCAAGGTCATCGAGATCCTCATATGCGGCGCCGTGACCTACGTCGCGTTCTGGGCAATGGGCCTCAACTACTCAGCGTTGCTGGCGATGCTGGTGGGGATTTCGGTGGTGGTGCCGTATGTCGGTGCGGTCGTGGTGACCGTGCCGGTGGCATTCATCGCGCTGTTCCAGTGGGGCTGGAGCGATCAGTTCATCTATCTGATGGCGGTCTACGGAATCATCCAGACACTGGACGGCAACGTTCTGGTGCCGTTGCTGTTCTCCGAAGCGGTGAGCCTGCACCCGGTGGCGATCATCTGCGCGGTGTTGCTGTTCGGCGGGTTATGGGGTTTCTGGGGGATCTTCTTCGCGATCCCGCTGGCGACCTTGTTCAAGGCCGTGCTGGATGCCTGGCCACGCAATGAGCCGATGGTGGCGCCGTTGTTGTAGGCGTAAGCATTTTGTTGGAGCGAGGTTTGCCCGCGAATGCGCTACGTCAAATTTCGATGTAGCGACTGACACCGCAATCGCGGGCAAGCGCGATCCTGCAGATTCAGGCTTTGGAAAGTGCCTGAGCCTCTTCAAGTACCGCATCAACATGGCCTGGCACTTTCACGCCTCGCCATTCCTTGCGCAGCACACCTTCCTTGTCGATCAGGAACGTGCTGCGGTCAACGCCCAGGTATTCCTTGCCGTAGAGCTTCTTGAGTTTGATCACATCAAACAGCTGGCACAGCGATTCGTCTTTGTCCGAGATCAGCTCAAATGGAAACGCCTGCTTGGCCTTGAAGTTCTCGTGAGATTTAAGACTGTCTCGCGAAACTCCAAAAACCACTGTATTGGCGGCTTTGAACGCGTCGTGCTGATCACGAAAGCCCTGGCCTTCGGTCGTGCAGCCAGGCGTGCTGTCTTTGGGGTAAAAGTAGATCACTACTTGCTGGCCTTTCAGCGCAGACAGGCTGACCGCCTGTTCGCTGGTGGCCTGCACTTGAAAATCAGCGACGGGTTTATCCAGTTCAACGGCCATGAGTCTTCCTTACAT
The DNA window shown above is from Pseudomonas sp. BSw22131 and carries:
- a CDS encoding sulfurtransferase TusA family protein, which encodes MSDAVVRPETCDAELDASGLNCPLPLLKAKMELNRLSVGGVLKVTATDAGSQRDFRTFAKLSGHALLHEEAVEGVYRYWLRKA
- a CDS encoding M48 family metalloprotease gives rise to the protein MNFLRPTLLTIACLLAMPSSADDLPSLGDASSAIVSPQQEHDLGRAWLSLLRSQVAQLNDPQLKDYVETTVYRLAETSQVQDHRLEFILINTPEINAFAAPGGIIGVNGGLFLHAETEGEYAAVLAHELAHLSQRHFARGVQAQQRMQVPVMAAMLAGIVMAVAGAGDAGIATIAGTQAAAIQEQARFSRQNESEADRIGILNLEKAGYDPRNMPTMFERLARQYRYDAKPPEFLMSHPVTESRIADTRNRAEQAKPGGKEDSLQYQLMRARVALFYEETPGMAAKRFRAQLTENPKSDAARYGLALAQIKAGQLNEAREGLKPLLDKAPTDITYNLAQIELDITNNRLPDAQQRVERMLSMFPDNYPLNQERVDVLLKQNRAPEAGKVLEKILKSRPEDPDVWYMVAETRGLAGDTIGLHQARAEYFALVGDFKQAIQQLEFAKRRANNNFQLASRIDARQQEIIAQERAVKEMMN
- a CDS encoding AI-2E family transporter, whose amino-acid sequence is MFKVLRDWMQRYFSDEEAVVLAVLLVLAFTIVLTLGGMLAPVLAGLVLAFLMQGLVIHLERLRMPEGAAVGVVFALFMGALGVFLLVLVPLLWHQMITLFNELPGMLAKWQSLLLLLPERYPHLVSDEQVLQAIEVARGEIGKFGQWALTFSLSSLPLLVNMMIYLVLVPILVFFFLKDRRMIGRWVRGYLPRERTLITRVAEEMNRQIANYIRGKVIEILICGAVTYVAFWAMGLNYSALLAMLVGISVVVPYVGAVVVTVPVAFIALFQWGWSDQFIYLMAVYGIIQTLDGNVLVPLLFSEAVSLHPVAIICAVLLFGGLWGFWGIFFAIPLATLFKAVLDAWPRNEPMVAPLL
- a CDS encoding peroxiredoxin yields the protein MAVELDKPVADFQVQATSEQAVSLSALKGQQVVIYFYPKDSTPGCTTEGQGFRDQHDAFKAANTVVFGVSRDSLKSHENFKAKQAFPFELISDKDESLCQLFDVIKLKKLYGKEYLGVDRSTFLIDKEGVLRKEWRGVKVPGHVDAVLEEAQALSKA
- a CDS encoding DUF2628 domain-containing protein, encoding MNTTETEQQQSTRTYSDKWQERFDFFASLEQLDRKEQKAAAKALPFTKKIGMSINFTSLFFGAIHMTVLGMWRINLTLIAMSIIAFILLLLVLIGLNLPPPRSLTTQFISVVSLCYGSTTNYAYYLKEVKGYNGWNPFKRTL
- a CDS encoding NADAR family protein translates to MLSKKNMTLFFSEKDEFSNWYISAFEVEGIRFNCVEQFMMYRKAVLFGNPITAAKIMNTSNPKAQKALGRGVVGFKDEVWLQCRSEIVVTGCYAKFSQDLRLRRVLLATRKSTLVEASPYDRIWGVGLSGSDPRIFDPRKWRGKNLLGNALMQVRERLMNDRSSN
- the nadA gene encoding quinolinate synthase NadA: MTQISERFLVQAHLDAKQPKPLTPDEEAHYRRAIADELKAQDAVLVAHYYCDPVIQALAEETGGCVSDSLEMARFGRDHSASTVLVAGVRFMGETAKILTPEKRILMPTLEATCSLDLGCGVDEFSAFCDQHPERTVVVYANTSAAVKARADWVVTSSCALEIVESLMDNGEKIIWAPDKHLGRYIQRETGADMLLWDGACIVHEEFKSRQLEDMKALYPDAAILVHPESPESVIDLADAVGSTSQLIAAAQRLPNTTFIVATDRGIFYKMQQLCPDKVFIEAPTAGNGAACRSCAHCPWMAMNTLERTLECLRKGTNEIFVDPAIIPRAVRPLQRMLDFTQAARLRLAGNA